In a single window of the Bactrocera dorsalis isolate Fly_Bdor chromosome 2, ASM2337382v1, whole genome shotgun sequence genome:
- the LOC105226290 gene encoding uncharacterized protein CG45076 isoform X1, with amino-acid sequence MVYESGFTTRRTYTSRPIISSYAVSYPFEHKVSRVYKTTYPIYSSYTIPKRVYTGARIYTSPVRVVTSPARVVTRVIHSPSPIRVVRTTTRVISSPERTMSYTYKTPKIYNSSYLPATTYSSYLPSTYVYSTPSYYYSPISRVFTRSLSPPIRITSSPVRSTTSYLKRTLPGYGARALTNYLNTEPFAAFQDETNRIRHRAQSLIRDIHSPVLRRSRSCTPFPVTGYTYEPTSKLALDAYVERITNPVRHVAKEVHRISHYPEPAKKYVGKSHLASVRICGDKAYNIRRPMYDSDKVRTDINLLSWYLRNPLGKGDEKSKENYSEKADPDLDPYRPSRKFSTPPSLDDPVGEETKEKQRLRHERLMTVSEEVLDEIQLEKKKALITDELREREQKTLGESINKKSKEDTKKKEDALKAEEARLSEETRLSKEARLAEEARLVEEARLVEEARLAEEARLAEEARLAEDARLAEEVRLAEEARLVEEARLVEEARLAEEARLAEEARLAEDARLAEETRLAEETRLKKAEEDRLAEEALLAEEVARKAEEVRLEEEKRHREEEMVRLAEIEKQADEEQERELARQAAELAEIARQEADLAAQELHVMQQTDKINSQDLSDTTKVGVEPIIEQPLTPVEEYRGEPIIELSTRINELSDTEATSEVEEDDVEDV; translated from the exons GTGTATAAAACGACCTATCCAATATACTCGTCGTACACAATTCCAAAACGGGTATACACTGGAGCACGTATTTATACTTCACCTGTTCGAGTTGTAACTTCCCCTGCTCGCGTAGTGACACGCGTTATACACTCACCATCTCCCATACGTGTTGTTCGCACAACTACACGGGTTATTTCCTCACCGGAACGTACAATGTCATACACCTACAAAACACCAAAGATATATAACTCATCATATTTACCAGCAACCACTTATAGCTCGTATTTACCCTCTACTTATGTATACTCCACTCCATCCTACTACTACTCGCCCATATCTCGTGTGTTCACCCGCTCCCTGAGCCCTCCAATCAGGATAACAAGTTCTCCAGTGCGTTCTACAACATCCTATTTGAAGAGAACATTACCAGGATATGGCGCTCGTGCTCTTACCAATTACCTCAACACTGAACCTTTTGCT GCTTTTCAGGATGAAACGAACCGTATTCGCCACAGAGCGCAGTCGTTGATTCGTGATATCCACTCTCCAGTACTTCGCAGATCTCGTAGTTGCACTCCATTTCCTGTAACTGG ATATACTTACGAGCCAACATCTAAGCTTGCTCTTGATGCGTATGTCGAAAGAATAACCAATCCTGTACGTCATGTAGCCAAGGAAGTTCATAGAATCTCTCACTATCCTGAGCCAGCTAAAAAATAtgttg gcAAAAGTCATCTCGCTTCAGTGAGGATTTGCGGTGATAAAGCATATAATATTAGAAGGCCAATGTACGATTCGGACAAGGTCCGTACTGATATAAATCTTCTATCATGGTATTTAAGAAATCCTCTTGGAAAAGGTGACGAAAAAAGTAAGGAGAATTATTCCGAGAAAGCAG atCCTGACTTAGACCCGTATCGTCCGTCTCGTAAATTTTCTACACCTCCATCATTAGATGACCCCGTTGGAGAAGAAACCAAAGAAAAACAACGTCTTCGACATGAACGCCTAATGACTGTCAGTGAGGAGGTTTTAGACGAAATTCAGttagaaaaaaagaaagctCTTATTACGGATGAGTTAAGGGAACGAGAacaaaa AACTCTAGGAGAGAGTATTAACAAAAAGTCTAAGGAAGATACTAAGAAAAAAGAAGATGCTCTTAAAGCCGAGGAAGCTCGATTATCTGAAGAAACGCGATTATCTAAAGAAGCACGTTTAGCTGAAGAAGCACGATTAGTTGAAGAAGCACGATTGGTAGAAGAAGCACGATTAGCTGAAGAAGCACGATTAGCTGAAGAAGCACGATTAGCTGAAGATGCACGATTAGCTGAAGAAGTACGATTAGCTGAAGAAGCACGATTAGTTGAAGAAGCACGATTAGTAGAAGAAGCACGATTAGCTGAAGAAGCACGATTAGCTGAAGAAGCACGATTAGCTGAAGATGCACGATTAGCTGAAGAAACACGTTTAGCTGAAGAAACGCGTTTGAAGAAAGCTGAAGAAGATAGGTTAGCTGAAGAAGCATTGCTAGCAGAAGAAGTGGCTCGAAAAGCCGAGGAAGTTCGCttagaagaagaaaaacgaCATCGTGAGGAAGAAATGGTACGTCTAGCAGAAATCGAAAAGCAAGCCGACGAGGAACAGGAGAGAGAGTTGGCTCGTCAGGCAGCAGAACTAGCTGAAATAGCGCGCCAAGAAGCAGATCTTGCGGCACAAGAATTGCATGTCATGCAACAAACTGATAAAATTAATTCGCAAGACTTAAGTGATACGACCAAAGTTGGAGTTGAACCCATTATTGAACAGCCTCTGACTCCTGTCGAAGAATATCGCGGAGAACCTATTATTGAATTGTCGACTCGGATTAATGAACTTTCTGATACTGAAGCCACTTCCGAAGTCGAGGAAGATGATGTTGAAGATGTGTGA
- the LOC105226290 gene encoding uncharacterized protein CG45076 isoform X3 → MVYESGFTTRRTYTSRPIISSYAVSYPFEHKVSRAFQDETNRIRHRAQSLIRDIHSPVLRRSRSCTPFPVTGYTYEPTSKLALDAYVERITNPVRHVAKEVHRISHYPEPAKKYVGKSHLASVRICGDKAYNIRRPMYDSDKVRTDINLLSWYLRNPLGKGDEKSKENYSEKADPDLDPYRPSRKFSTPPSLDDPVGEETKEKQRLRHERLMTVSEEVLDEIQLEKKKALITDELREREQKTLGESINKKSKEDTKKKEDALKAEEARLSEETRLSKEARLAEEARLVEEARLVEEARLAEEARLAEEARLAEDARLAEEVRLAEEARLVEEARLVEEARLAEEARLAEEARLAEDARLAEETRLAEETRLKKAEEDRLAEEALLAEEVARKAEEVRLEEEKRHREEEMVRLAEIEKQADEEQERELARQAAELAEIARQEADLAAQELHVMQQTDKINSQDLSDTTKVGVEPIIEQPLTPVEEYRGEPIIELSTRINELSDTEATSEVEEDDVEDV, encoded by the exons GCTTTTCAGGATGAAACGAACCGTATTCGCCACAGAGCGCAGTCGTTGATTCGTGATATCCACTCTCCAGTACTTCGCAGATCTCGTAGTTGCACTCCATTTCCTGTAACTGG ATATACTTACGAGCCAACATCTAAGCTTGCTCTTGATGCGTATGTCGAAAGAATAACCAATCCTGTACGTCATGTAGCCAAGGAAGTTCATAGAATCTCTCACTATCCTGAGCCAGCTAAAAAATAtgttg gcAAAAGTCATCTCGCTTCAGTGAGGATTTGCGGTGATAAAGCATATAATATTAGAAGGCCAATGTACGATTCGGACAAGGTCCGTACTGATATAAATCTTCTATCATGGTATTTAAGAAATCCTCTTGGAAAAGGTGACGAAAAAAGTAAGGAGAATTATTCCGAGAAAGCAG atCCTGACTTAGACCCGTATCGTCCGTCTCGTAAATTTTCTACACCTCCATCATTAGATGACCCCGTTGGAGAAGAAACCAAAGAAAAACAACGTCTTCGACATGAACGCCTAATGACTGTCAGTGAGGAGGTTTTAGACGAAATTCAGttagaaaaaaagaaagctCTTATTACGGATGAGTTAAGGGAACGAGAacaaaa AACTCTAGGAGAGAGTATTAACAAAAAGTCTAAGGAAGATACTAAGAAAAAAGAAGATGCTCTTAAAGCCGAGGAAGCTCGATTATCTGAAGAAACGCGATTATCTAAAGAAGCACGTTTAGCTGAAGAAGCACGATTAGTTGAAGAAGCACGATTGGTAGAAGAAGCACGATTAGCTGAAGAAGCACGATTAGCTGAAGAAGCACGATTAGCTGAAGATGCACGATTAGCTGAAGAAGTACGATTAGCTGAAGAAGCACGATTAGTTGAAGAAGCACGATTAGTAGAAGAAGCACGATTAGCTGAAGAAGCACGATTAGCTGAAGAAGCACGATTAGCTGAAGATGCACGATTAGCTGAAGAAACACGTTTAGCTGAAGAAACGCGTTTGAAGAAAGCTGAAGAAGATAGGTTAGCTGAAGAAGCATTGCTAGCAGAAGAAGTGGCTCGAAAAGCCGAGGAAGTTCGCttagaagaagaaaaacgaCATCGTGAGGAAGAAATGGTACGTCTAGCAGAAATCGAAAAGCAAGCCGACGAGGAACAGGAGAGAGAGTTGGCTCGTCAGGCAGCAGAACTAGCTGAAATAGCGCGCCAAGAAGCAGATCTTGCGGCACAAGAATTGCATGTCATGCAACAAACTGATAAAATTAATTCGCAAGACTTAAGTGATACGACCAAAGTTGGAGTTGAACCCATTATTGAACAGCCTCTGACTCCTGTCGAAGAATATCGCGGAGAACCTATTATTGAATTGTCGACTCGGATTAATGAACTTTCTGATACTGAAGCCACTTCCGAAGTCGAGGAAGATGATGTTGAAGATGTGTGA
- the LOC105226290 gene encoding uncharacterized protein CG45076 isoform X2 encodes MVYESGFTTRRTYTSRPIISSYAVSYPFEHKVSRVYKTTYPIYSSYTIPKRVYTGARIYTSPVRVVTSPARVVTRVIHSPSPIRVVRTTTRVISSPERTMSYTYKTPKIYNSSYLPATTYSSYLPSTYVYSTPSYYYSPISRVFTRSLSPPIRITSSPVRSTTSYLKRTLPGYGARALTNYLNTEPFAAFQDETNRIRHRAQSLIRDIHSPVLRRSRSCTPFPVTGYTYEPTSKLALDAYVERITNPVRHVAKEVHRISHYPEPAKKYVDPDLDPYRPSRKFSTPPSLDDPVGEETKEKQRLRHERLMTVSEEVLDEIQLEKKKALITDELREREQKTLGESINKKSKEDTKKKEDALKAEEARLSEETRLSKEARLAEEARLVEEARLVEEARLAEEARLAEEARLAEDARLAEEVRLAEEARLVEEARLVEEARLAEEARLAEEARLAEDARLAEETRLAEETRLKKAEEDRLAEEALLAEEVARKAEEVRLEEEKRHREEEMVRLAEIEKQADEEQERELARQAAELAEIARQEADLAAQELHVMQQTDKINSQDLSDTTKVGVEPIIEQPLTPVEEYRGEPIIELSTRINELSDTEATSEVEEDDVEDV; translated from the exons GTGTATAAAACGACCTATCCAATATACTCGTCGTACACAATTCCAAAACGGGTATACACTGGAGCACGTATTTATACTTCACCTGTTCGAGTTGTAACTTCCCCTGCTCGCGTAGTGACACGCGTTATACACTCACCATCTCCCATACGTGTTGTTCGCACAACTACACGGGTTATTTCCTCACCGGAACGTACAATGTCATACACCTACAAAACACCAAAGATATATAACTCATCATATTTACCAGCAACCACTTATAGCTCGTATTTACCCTCTACTTATGTATACTCCACTCCATCCTACTACTACTCGCCCATATCTCGTGTGTTCACCCGCTCCCTGAGCCCTCCAATCAGGATAACAAGTTCTCCAGTGCGTTCTACAACATCCTATTTGAAGAGAACATTACCAGGATATGGCGCTCGTGCTCTTACCAATTACCTCAACACTGAACCTTTTGCT GCTTTTCAGGATGAAACGAACCGTATTCGCCACAGAGCGCAGTCGTTGATTCGTGATATCCACTCTCCAGTACTTCGCAGATCTCGTAGTTGCACTCCATTTCCTGTAACTGG ATATACTTACGAGCCAACATCTAAGCTTGCTCTTGATGCGTATGTCGAAAGAATAACCAATCCTGTACGTCATGTAGCCAAGGAAGTTCATAGAATCTCTCACTATCCTGAGCCAGCTAAAAAATAtgttg atCCTGACTTAGACCCGTATCGTCCGTCTCGTAAATTTTCTACACCTCCATCATTAGATGACCCCGTTGGAGAAGAAACCAAAGAAAAACAACGTCTTCGACATGAACGCCTAATGACTGTCAGTGAGGAGGTTTTAGACGAAATTCAGttagaaaaaaagaaagctCTTATTACGGATGAGTTAAGGGAACGAGAacaaaa AACTCTAGGAGAGAGTATTAACAAAAAGTCTAAGGAAGATACTAAGAAAAAAGAAGATGCTCTTAAAGCCGAGGAAGCTCGATTATCTGAAGAAACGCGATTATCTAAAGAAGCACGTTTAGCTGAAGAAGCACGATTAGTTGAAGAAGCACGATTGGTAGAAGAAGCACGATTAGCTGAAGAAGCACGATTAGCTGAAGAAGCACGATTAGCTGAAGATGCACGATTAGCTGAAGAAGTACGATTAGCTGAAGAAGCACGATTAGTTGAAGAAGCACGATTAGTAGAAGAAGCACGATTAGCTGAAGAAGCACGATTAGCTGAAGAAGCACGATTAGCTGAAGATGCACGATTAGCTGAAGAAACACGTTTAGCTGAAGAAACGCGTTTGAAGAAAGCTGAAGAAGATAGGTTAGCTGAAGAAGCATTGCTAGCAGAAGAAGTGGCTCGAAAAGCCGAGGAAGTTCGCttagaagaagaaaaacgaCATCGTGAGGAAGAAATGGTACGTCTAGCAGAAATCGAAAAGCAAGCCGACGAGGAACAGGAGAGAGAGTTGGCTCGTCAGGCAGCAGAACTAGCTGAAATAGCGCGCCAAGAAGCAGATCTTGCGGCACAAGAATTGCATGTCATGCAACAAACTGATAAAATTAATTCGCAAGACTTAAGTGATACGACCAAAGTTGGAGTTGAACCCATTATTGAACAGCCTCTGACTCCTGTCGAAGAATATCGCGGAGAACCTATTATTGAATTGTCGACTCGGATTAATGAACTTTCTGATACTGAAGCCACTTCCGAAGTCGAGGAAGATGATGTTGAAGATGTGTGA
- the LOC105226290 gene encoding uncharacterized protein CG45076 isoform X4: protein MVYESGFTTRRTYTSRPIISSYAVSYPFEHKVSRVYKTTYPIYSSYTIPKRVYTGARIYTSPVRVVTSPARVVTRVIHSPSPIRVVRTTTRVISSPERTMSYTYKTPKIYNSSYLPATTYSSYLPSTYVYSTPSYYYSPISRVFTRSLSPPIRITSSPVRSTTSYLKRTLPGYGARALTNYLNTEPFAAFQDETNRIRHRAQSLIRDIHSPVLRRSRSCTPFPVTGYTYEPTSKLALDAYVERITNPVRHVAKEVHRISHYPEPAKKYVGKSHLASVRICGDKAYNIRRPMYDSDKVRTDINLLSWYLRNPLGKGDEKSKENYSEKADPDLDPYRPSRKFSTPPSLDDPVGEETKEKQRLRHERLMTVSEEVLDEIQLEKKKALITDELREREQKGYNFEH, encoded by the exons GTGTATAAAACGACCTATCCAATATACTCGTCGTACACAATTCCAAAACGGGTATACACTGGAGCACGTATTTATACTTCACCTGTTCGAGTTGTAACTTCCCCTGCTCGCGTAGTGACACGCGTTATACACTCACCATCTCCCATACGTGTTGTTCGCACAACTACACGGGTTATTTCCTCACCGGAACGTACAATGTCATACACCTACAAAACACCAAAGATATATAACTCATCATATTTACCAGCAACCACTTATAGCTCGTATTTACCCTCTACTTATGTATACTCCACTCCATCCTACTACTACTCGCCCATATCTCGTGTGTTCACCCGCTCCCTGAGCCCTCCAATCAGGATAACAAGTTCTCCAGTGCGTTCTACAACATCCTATTTGAAGAGAACATTACCAGGATATGGCGCTCGTGCTCTTACCAATTACCTCAACACTGAACCTTTTGCT GCTTTTCAGGATGAAACGAACCGTATTCGCCACAGAGCGCAGTCGTTGATTCGTGATATCCACTCTCCAGTACTTCGCAGATCTCGTAGTTGCACTCCATTTCCTGTAACTGG ATATACTTACGAGCCAACATCTAAGCTTGCTCTTGATGCGTATGTCGAAAGAATAACCAATCCTGTACGTCATGTAGCCAAGGAAGTTCATAGAATCTCTCACTATCCTGAGCCAGCTAAAAAATAtgttg gcAAAAGTCATCTCGCTTCAGTGAGGATTTGCGGTGATAAAGCATATAATATTAGAAGGCCAATGTACGATTCGGACAAGGTCCGTACTGATATAAATCTTCTATCATGGTATTTAAGAAATCCTCTTGGAAAAGGTGACGAAAAAAGTAAGGAGAATTATTCCGAGAAAGCAG atCCTGACTTAGACCCGTATCGTCCGTCTCGTAAATTTTCTACACCTCCATCATTAGATGACCCCGTTGGAGAAGAAACCAAAGAAAAACAACGTCTTCGACATGAACGCCTAATGACTGTCAGTGAGGAGGTTTTAGACGAAATTCAGttagaaaaaaagaaagctCTTATTACGGATGAGTTAAGGGAACGAGAacaaaa GGGTTATAATTTCGAACATTGA
- the LOC105226290 gene encoding uncharacterized protein CG45076 isoform X5: MVYESGFTTRRTYTSRPIISSYAVSYPFEHKVSRVYKTTYPIYSSYTIPKRVYTGARIYTSPVRVVTSPARVVTRVIHSPSPIRVVRTTTRVISSPERTMSYTYKTPKIYNSSYLPATTYSSYLPSTYVYSTPSYYYSPISRVFTRSLSPPIRITSSPVRSTTSYLKRTLPGYGARALTNYLNTEPFAAFQDETNRIRHRAQSLIRDIHSPVLRRSRSCTPFPVTGYTYEPTSKLALDAYVERITNPVRHVAKEVHRISHYPEPAKKYVGKSHLASVRICGDKAYNIRRPMYDSDKVRTDINLLSWYLRNPLGKGDEKSKENYSEKAVDAVEVDA; encoded by the exons GTGTATAAAACGACCTATCCAATATACTCGTCGTACACAATTCCAAAACGGGTATACACTGGAGCACGTATTTATACTTCACCTGTTCGAGTTGTAACTTCCCCTGCTCGCGTAGTGACACGCGTTATACACTCACCATCTCCCATACGTGTTGTTCGCACAACTACACGGGTTATTTCCTCACCGGAACGTACAATGTCATACACCTACAAAACACCAAAGATATATAACTCATCATATTTACCAGCAACCACTTATAGCTCGTATTTACCCTCTACTTATGTATACTCCACTCCATCCTACTACTACTCGCCCATATCTCGTGTGTTCACCCGCTCCCTGAGCCCTCCAATCAGGATAACAAGTTCTCCAGTGCGTTCTACAACATCCTATTTGAAGAGAACATTACCAGGATATGGCGCTCGTGCTCTTACCAATTACCTCAACACTGAACCTTTTGCT GCTTTTCAGGATGAAACGAACCGTATTCGCCACAGAGCGCAGTCGTTGATTCGTGATATCCACTCTCCAGTACTTCGCAGATCTCGTAGTTGCACTCCATTTCCTGTAACTGG ATATACTTACGAGCCAACATCTAAGCTTGCTCTTGATGCGTATGTCGAAAGAATAACCAATCCTGTACGTCATGTAGCCAAGGAAGTTCATAGAATCTCTCACTATCCTGAGCCAGCTAAAAAATAtgttg gcAAAAGTCATCTCGCTTCAGTGAGGATTTGCGGTGATAAAGCATATAATATTAGAAGGCCAATGTACGATTCGGACAAGGTCCGTACTGATATAAATCTTCTATCATGGTATTTAAGAAATCCTCTTGGAAAAGGTGACGAAAAAAGTAAGGAGAATTATTCCGAGAAAGCAG TTGATGCTGTTGAAGTTGATGCCTAA